The nucleotide window AGCCCGTGACCAGCACATCTTCCGGCACCCGGATGCCGCGCTGCTCGAGCACGTCGAGCACGCCGAGGGCGGTCTCGTCATTGGAGCAGAGGATGCCACGGGGCTGCCGGTCGGCCAGGATACGGGCGGCCAGCGCCCGGCCGCCGTCGCGGGTGAAGTCGCTGCGCACGATACGCACGCTGCTCTCCCCCACCCCGGAGTCGGCGAGGGCGTCGCGGAACCCGGCGAGCCGTTCGGCGTCGTCAGGGGAATCGGTGGGGCCGGCGATGTAGACCACGTCGTGCACGCCGTGGTCCTGCAGCATGTAATTGGCCAGGGTGCGCATGCCGGGGCCATTGCTGGCGCTCACGTGGTCGAAGTCGTCGGCGCGCTGGGCGCCGGCCAGGATCACCACGGGGATGCGGCGGGCCACGTAGGCGAGGAGCTCATCCGGAACCGTGCGGGCGAGCACAGCCAGGCCGTCGACCCGGCCCGCGATGTCGGTGACGAGGGCCTCCCGGCTCGATCCGCGCCCTGCGGCGACCATGAGCGCGAAACCGCGGCGCCAGGCCTCGATCTCGGCGCCGCGCAGCACCTCGTCGAAGTAGAGGTTGTCGGTCTCCGGCGACCGGTCGGAGTCGTCGTCGACGATGGGCACGGTGTCTCCGCGCGCGGAGTCGACGGGCTGGTCCGGCACGGTCTCGTCGTGGCCGGGGAAGAACAGGCCGATCACGTTCGTGCGCCGGGCGGCGAGACCCCGGGCCGCAGCACTGGGCACGTAACCGAGCTCCGTGACGGCGGCGAGCACACGCTCCCTGGTGTTCTCCCGCACCGCGGCGGGCGAGCGCAGCACGCGGGAGACCGTGGCGATCGAGACACCGGAGCGCTCGGCGACGTCGTAGACCGTGGGCGCTTTCGCCACGTTGTCGCCTCCCTCGCCTCTGGATCGCCGCGAGCTGCCGCGGGGCCTCCGCCGCTGCGGGGGTGTCCTGCCATCGTACGGCTGGAACTGGTCCCGTTCCGGACAAGTGCGCCCGGCACACCGGGCGCACTTGTCCGCGCGGGGAACAGTTGGGAGGGGCGCGTGCGGGCTAGACGCCCTCGCGGGCGGCGAGCCGCCCGCTCCGCACGGCCTCGAGGAACTCCTGGTAGTCCTTGTCGTTCTGGTCGGCGTAGCGCTCGGAGAAGTCGACCACCGCCCGGTCGAACTTGTCGCCCTTGCCGAGGTAGGCCGCGATCGCGACAGGGTCGCCCGAGCGGGCGTGCGCACGGGCCAGGGTCCAGCCGCAGGCGTGAGCGTAGAACGTCATACCCATCGGCACCATCGCTTCCACGATCGCAGAGCCCTTCATGTCGCGCAGCTGCCGCCAGTACAGGTAGCGGTTGTCTTGCACCCCCTTGGTCCAGCCCAGGAAGATGTCGCTGGCGGCCTGCATCATCCGCTGCCCCTGCACGACGCGCTCGCCGGGTTGTTCATACACGCTCTTCGGCAGGTGGTCTTCGAGAACGGATGCGGTGGCCTCCTTCACCTGCAGGAAGAGCGGGTCCTGCTCGTCTCGGCCCTGCAGCAGGGCGATGAACGCCCGGTTGCCGACGCTGCCGACGCCCACCACCTTGTGGGCGACGTCCACCACCGTGAAGCGTTCGAGGAGCTGGCGCCGGTCGTCCTGCAGAGTCTGGCGATACGACTGCAACTGCTCGCCGACGGCCTTCTGGGTTTCCTCCGAGGTCAGTCCGAAGGACGCGGCGAGCTCCCGGACCGGGATGACGATGGGCGGCTGGCTGATGATCCGGTATTTGCCGTCGACGAGTTCGGCGAGCTTGGCCAGCGCATGCATACTGTCGTGGGACCTCGCCTTCGCGGCGTTCTTGAGAGTGCGCTTCTCGATGCTCTTCGAGGCCTTTCTCGCCGCCTTGCCCTTCTGAGTGGCCTTGGCCATCTCCAGCGCCGCGATCATTTCCTGCTCCGACATCCGGGCGTACCAGATGTCCATGGTGCGCATCGCGGCGAACTGGGCCATGCCCTCCCGGTACGACCGCACGACCTCGCTGGTGACGCCCGTCACATCCGCGGCGCTGAAGGCGTTGTTGCGGGCCGCGATCGTGAAGCTCGCCGCCAGCCGCAAGACGTCGTACTCGAACGGGCCGGGAAGGGTCTCGTCGAAGTCGTTGAGGTCGAAGAGCAGGTTGCGTTCCGGAGAGGCGAAGACGCCGAAGTTGGACAGGTGGGCGTCGCCGCAGAGCTGCACGATGAGTCCGGCGCGAGGTGTGTGCGCGAGGTCGGCGGCCATGATCTTGGCGGCGCCGCGATAGAACGTGAACGGTGACGCCATCATGCGGCCGTGCCGCACCGGCACCAGGTCGGGCACCCGGGTGAGGTTCTGGTCCTCTAGCAGCCCCACGGGATCGGCCCGGTCAGCAGCCGGCTTCCAGCCGCGGTGGCTCGACACCGGGGTGTGCTGCCTGGCAGCCTTGCCCGTTGCGGCGCGCTCGGCGACGCTCGGATGCCCCGGGCCGTTCGACGATGCTGGACTGGACTGGGGCGCTGGACTGCTCGCATTCTCGGACATGCGCCCACGATCACCCGGGCCACCAGCCCTGTCAATGCCGCAGCGCCCGCCGGCACAGGGTGCATACCGCGCACAAACACCTCAGGGCGGGCAGAGA belongs to Cryobacterium sp. SO2 and includes:
- a CDS encoding LacI family DNA-binding transcriptional regulator, producing MAKAPTVYDVAERSGVSIATVSRVLRSPAAVRENTRERVLAAVTELGYVPSAAARGLAARRTNVIGLFFPGHDETVPDQPVDSARGDTVPIVDDDSDRSPETDNLYFDEVLRGAEIEAWRRGFALMVAAGRGSSREALVTDIAGRVDGLAVLARTVPDELLAYVARRIPVVILAGAQRADDFDHVSASNGPGMRTLANYMLQDHGVHDVVYIAGPTDSPDDAERLAGFRDALADSGVGESSVRIVRSDFTRDGGRALAARILADRQPRGILCSNDETALGVLDVLEQRGIRVPEDVLVTGFDGITAGRHSRPRLTTVHQPMVELGRAAVHAITARLDDPTLAPQAFTLPVEVVLRESCPRV
- a CDS encoding DUF2252 domain-containing protein, with translation MSENASSPAPQSSPASSNGPGHPSVAERAATGKAARQHTPVSSHRGWKPAADRADPVGLLEDQNLTRVPDLVPVRHGRMMASPFTFYRGAAKIMAADLAHTPRAGLIVQLCGDAHLSNFGVFASPERNLLFDLNDFDETLPGPFEYDVLRLAASFTIAARNNAFSAADVTGVTSEVVRSYREGMAQFAAMRTMDIWYARMSEQEMIAALEMAKATQKGKAARKASKSIEKRTLKNAAKARSHDSMHALAKLAELVDGKYRIISQPPIVIPVRELAASFGLTSEETQKAVGEQLQSYRQTLQDDRRQLLERFTVVDVAHKVVGVGSVGNRAFIALLQGRDEQDPLFLQVKEATASVLEDHLPKSVYEQPGERVVQGQRMMQAASDIFLGWTKGVQDNRYLYWRQLRDMKGSAIVEAMVPMGMTFYAHACGWTLARAHARSGDPVAIAAYLGKGDKFDRAVVDFSERYADQNDKDYQEFLEAVRSGRLAAREGV